The Bos javanicus breed banteng chromosome 18, ARS-OSU_banteng_1.0, whole genome shotgun sequence genome has a segment encoding these proteins:
- the C18H19orf18 gene encoding uncharacterized protein C19orf18 homolog isoform X1, with product MVRSALPCDITKTTPLCRWSEHGSYGQRPAQDYFPLERRPNVTKQPIQFGKQFHLAHGAIPRPRAPSTTPMQPPASTDEEKSEPARTTLGFIGYSVGLNTNPWNAAWIPHRPALVKVITIACIALTIALIFGTTISYVIYRLVEAEEKQQLASLYKNIKIPSLGDEEEFFEDEGQDESTYLLPENERELETFIHSVSQQHDVYILVIRSKRRKRFEKQRLNAAQNLIKEVKVKDPVHPAKAGSP from the exons atggtaa GGAGTGCCCTCCCTTGTGACATCACAAAGACGACACCCCTCTGCAGGTGGAGCGAGCATGGCAGTTACGGGCAGCGCCCTGCTCAAG attattttcccttagaaAGACGCCCAAATGTCACCAAACAACCCATACAGTTCGGTAAGCAATTTCATTTAGCCCATGGAGCTATCCCAAGACCCAGAG CTCCGAGTACCACACCCATGCAGCCCCCAGCGAGCACTG atgAAGAGAAGAGTGAGCCTGCGAGGACCACCCTTGGTTTTATAGGATATTCCGTGGGCCTAAACACCAATCCCTGGAATGCAG caTGGATTCCTCATAGACCTGCTCTTGTTAAAGTAATTACAATTGCGTGTATAGCCCTCACTATTGCCCTGATATTTGGGACCACTATTTCCTACGTGATATA TCGACTGGTCGAGGCTGAGGAAAAGCAACAACTTGCAtcactttataaaaatatcaagatCCCATCGTTAGGAGATGAAGAGGAATTCTTTGAGGATGAGGGCCAGGATGAGTCCACGTACCTCCTTCCGGAGAATGAGAGGGAACTGgaaactttcattcattcag TATCTCAGCAACATGATGTCTACATTTTAGTTATTAGATCAAAAAGGAGAAAacgttttgaaaagcagagattgaATGCAGCACAAAACTTAATAAAGGAAGTGAAAGTAAAGGATCCTGTACATCCTGCAAAAGCGGGGAGTCCGTGA
- the C18H19orf18 gene encoding uncharacterized protein C19orf18 homolog isoform X3 has translation MMDKVQSSFAVLFLFLMECPLHLSVPYADYFPLERRPNVTKQPIQFGKQFHLAHGAIPRPRAPSTTPMQPPASTDEEKSEPARTTLGFIGYSVGLNTNPWNAAWIPHRPALVKVITIACIALTIALIFGTTISYVIYRLVEAEEKQQLASLYKNIKIPSLGDEEEFFEDEGQDESTYLLPENERELETFIHSVIRSKRRKRFEKQRLNAAQNLIKEVKVKDPVHPAKAGSP, from the exons ATGATGGACAAGGTTCAAAGttcttttgctgttttatttttgtttttaatggagtGCCCACTTCATCTGAGTGTGCCTTATGCAG attattttcccttagaaAGACGCCCAAATGTCACCAAACAACCCATACAGTTCGGTAAGCAATTTCATTTAGCCCATGGAGCTATCCCAAGACCCAGAG CTCCGAGTACCACACCCATGCAGCCCCCAGCGAGCACTG atgAAGAGAAGAGTGAGCCTGCGAGGACCACCCTTGGTTTTATAGGATATTCCGTGGGCCTAAACACCAATCCCTGGAATGCAG caTGGATTCCTCATAGACCTGCTCTTGTTAAAGTAATTACAATTGCGTGTATAGCCCTCACTATTGCCCTGATATTTGGGACCACTATTTCCTACGTGATATA TCGACTGGTCGAGGCTGAGGAAAAGCAACAACTTGCAtcactttataaaaatatcaagatCCCATCGTTAGGAGATGAAGAGGAATTCTTTGAGGATGAGGGCCAGGATGAGTCCACGTACCTCCTTCCGGAGAATGAGAGGGAACTGgaaactttcattcattcag TTATTAGATCAAAAAGGAGAAAacgttttgaaaagcagagattgaATGCAGCACAAAACTTAATAAAGGAAGTGAAAGTAAAGGATCCTGTACATCCTGCAAAAGCGGGGAGTCCGTGA
- the C18H19orf18 gene encoding uncharacterized protein C19orf18 homolog isoform X2: MMDKVQSSFAVLFLFLMECPLHLSVPYADYFPLERRPNVTKQPIQFGKQFHLAHGAIPRPRAPSTTPMQPPASTDEEKSEPARTTLGFIGYSVGLNTNPWNAAWIPHRPALVKVITIACIALTIALIFGTTISYVIYRLVEAEEKQQLASLYKNIKIPSLGDEEEFFEDEGQDESTYLLPENERELETFIHSVSQQHDVYILVIRSKRRKRFEKQRLNAAQNLIKEVKVKDPVHPAKAGSP; encoded by the exons ATGATGGACAAGGTTCAAAGttcttttgctgttttatttttgtttttaatggagtGCCCACTTCATCTGAGTGTGCCTTATGCAG attattttcccttagaaAGACGCCCAAATGTCACCAAACAACCCATACAGTTCGGTAAGCAATTTCATTTAGCCCATGGAGCTATCCCAAGACCCAGAG CTCCGAGTACCACACCCATGCAGCCCCCAGCGAGCACTG atgAAGAGAAGAGTGAGCCTGCGAGGACCACCCTTGGTTTTATAGGATATTCCGTGGGCCTAAACACCAATCCCTGGAATGCAG caTGGATTCCTCATAGACCTGCTCTTGTTAAAGTAATTACAATTGCGTGTATAGCCCTCACTATTGCCCTGATATTTGGGACCACTATTTCCTACGTGATATA TCGACTGGTCGAGGCTGAGGAAAAGCAACAACTTGCAtcactttataaaaatatcaagatCCCATCGTTAGGAGATGAAGAGGAATTCTTTGAGGATGAGGGCCAGGATGAGTCCACGTACCTCCTTCCGGAGAATGAGAGGGAACTGgaaactttcattcattcag TATCTCAGCAACATGATGTCTACATTTTAGTTATTAGATCAAAAAGGAGAAAacgttttgaaaagcagagattgaATGCAGCACAAAACTTAATAAAGGAAGTGAAAGTAAAGGATCCTGTACATCCTGCAAAAGCGGGGAGTCCGTGA